The Vigna unguiculata cultivar IT97K-499-35 chromosome 1, ASM411807v1, whole genome shotgun sequence nucleotide sequence TGGACTAGAAGAAATGTTTTCCGTCGTGCCAAGAAGGAGAAGGGACAGATTCaaggtggtggttgtggtggtgagTTGGAGGTGGAGGTTGTGATCCCCAACCACTTTCGGTGTCCGGTGAGTTTGGAGCTGATGACGGACCCGGTGACTTTATCAACCGGCATCACCTACGACAGGGTGAGCATTGAGAAGTGGATCGAGGGAGGGAACAAAACCTGCCCCGTCACCAACCAGGTCCTCACAAACTTTGACAACATCCCCAACCATGCCATTCGTAGGATGATTCAGGATTGGTGCGTTGAAAACAGCTCTTATGGGATTGAGAGGATCCCCACTCCTCGGATTCCTCTCTCCACCTACGAGGTTTCTCAGACATGTACGAGGATCTTGTCGGCCTGTCGGCGGGGGGATGACAAAAAGTGCCAGGAGTTGGTTTTGAAGATTAAGGATTGGGGGAGAGATGAGAGGAACAGGAGGTGCATAATTGGGAATCGTGCCAGAACTGATGCTGGCAATGCTGCCGATGCAGTTCTTGCACACGCCTTTGATTGTTTCTCAAGCGGTGACTCTTTTGACAAGCATGTGGTTGTTTTGGAGGAGATTTTGGAGGTGCTGACATGGATGATCCCACTTGGGGAAGAGGGTGTGTCTAAATTGAGTTCAAAAGCTTCATTGAATTGCCTGGTTTGGTTTCTAGAGGGGAAAGACCTTGCATCAAGGCAAAGTGCTGCTTTGTTGCTCAGGCAAGTGTATGTTCAAGAATTGGCCAAAGTTGGAAAAGTGGCTGAAGctttggttaaaatgattagGGAGCCTACTGGGAGTGCTTCCACCAAGGCTTGTTTGgcaacaatttttaaattggtgTCTTCAGCTGAGAACAGAGGGGAAATTGCTCAAAGATTCGTGGAGTTGGATTTGGTTTCACTTTTGGTTGAGGCTATTGTTGATGGAGATAAAGGGGTGTGTGAGAAGGCACTTGGGGTTTTGGATTGCGTTTGTGATATCCAGATGGGGAAGGAGGTTGTTATGAACAATGCTCTTACTTTGCCTCTTGTCGTTAAGAAGCTTCTGAGGGTGTCACCATTGGCTTCAAGTTTTGTTGTCTCTATTCTTAAGAAGATTTTTGACAAGAAGGAGGAGGGAGCTCTGATTGAAGCAGTTCAACTAGGGACTTTTCAAAAGCTCTTGGTTTTACTGCAGGTTGGTTGTGATGATAGCACAAAGGAAAATGCTACAGAGTTGTTAAAACTGTTGAACGGTTATAGGAACAAAGCGACCTGCACTGACTCATCATCGGATTTCAAGTATCTTAAGAAGTCATTCTGATTAATGAAGAATGGGAATTAGATTCCTTCATTTTATTGAAACATACAATTCTT carries:
- the LOC114192450 gene encoding U-box domain-containing protein 21-like, producing the protein MVLSWTRRNVFRRAKKEKGQIQGGGCGGELEVEVVIPNHFRCPVSLELMTDPVTLSTGITYDRVSIEKWIEGGNKTCPVTNQVLTNFDNIPNHAIRRMIQDWCVENSSYGIERIPTPRIPLSTYEVSQTCTRILSACRRGDDKKCQELVLKIKDWGRDERNRRCIIGNRARTDAGNAADAVLAHAFDCFSSGDSFDKHVVVLEEILEVLTWMIPLGEEGVSKLSSKASLNCLVWFLEGKDLASRQSAALLLRQVYVQELAKVGKVAEALVKMIREPTGSASTKACLATIFKLVSSAENRGEIAQRFVELDLVSLLVEAIVDGDKGVCEKALGVLDCVCDIQMGKEVVMNNALTLPLVVKKLLRVSPLASSFVVSILKKIFDKKEEGALIEAVQLGTFQKLLVLLQVGCDDSTKENATELLKLLNGYRNKATCTDSSSDFKYLKKSF